aatattggGAGGCTTGCTAGCATGAATTGTAGTGCCCGAATGAACTAAGAGccaatgatgaagatgaagaaaggGGAGCAGCCCCTAGTAACGATGATGAAGGAAGTAATGCCAAAAGTGATAGTAGTAGCAATAGCAGCAGCAGTGCCGGTGGACATAGTGATGAGGACAGTAACAACAATAGTGAGAGCAACAACAGTGAAGACTATGATAGCCAATACAGTGGCAATGATTGGGGTGAACCCCCCAGTGATAGAGAAGATGAAGACGTAGAGCTTTACTATGAAgaatatgatgatgatgtagaCTACTATGATGAAGATATCGAAGATGATGCCGAAGCTAACAGGTGGAGTGACACTGATAGTAACCAATACAGGCTGATAAATGTATTAGAAGATGCAAGAGAGGAGGTTGAACAAGCCAATAATATGGACTATAATGATTACCCCTATGGGCGCCCCTTAGATTGGAGCTGTACACTGATGTTAGCTCAAGGTTTGGTCCTCAATAGGACAAGCATGGAAGAGAGATTTTAGAGTTAGGGTTATATTACGATTCAAAACCTAGCTCACTGACCTCACATACTGAAGAAGAGGATGATATAGATGCTAGATTGGCCACTCTAGACCAAAATCTGATGGTCCACAGTCTTAGAATCCTAACACTTGAGAATGCTGGAGGTAATAATGAGGGGATGGAAGGAGGCGAGTCAGAGCATCTCCCTTAACACACCTACTTGGGCAACAAAAGGAAGCACGATTTGTTTGATGAGTGGATATGCTTTTGTGACCGACAAGCCCACAGATATGGAGATTGATGATGAAGCCACAGATTATATGGATGAAGATCTTGCAGTACTGATGTTTAGGGAAGAAGGAACTTACTAGGAGCCATCTACCATCGTTGAAGCCACGACTAAGTTGAAGCCACGACTAAGTTGAAGAATTGGGCATGGGAGGGAGCCACCCACCCCATGGAGGACTCCGTAAAGAAGATCAAGACCATCTAGTCAGTCACTCTTGCCAAGAAGATCAAGACCATTGAGCCAGTCACCCTTGCCAAAAACATTGTTTCTGTCCCTATTGAGTCTATTTCTACTAGTATTTCTATTCCTGTTAAGTTTGTTTGTGTTAGTATTCCAGTTGAATCTGATTTAGTTAAGTCTATTGAGTCTGTTAAGAACTCTTTTCCTTATAATATGATTGCTGATTTTGCTTATTTGTtggttttgaatgtttttatttatgaaattggtaaagaaactcttaataataaggaattaaaatAAGGAGATCTAGAacccataaaagaagaaacccaaccCATTAACCTAGGAACTAATGATGAACCTAAAATGATACAAGTGGGCAATACCCTAACCATTTCTGAGAAAGATGCATTAGTGGCATTGTTGAAAGAGTTTAAAGGGGTTTTTGCATGGTTATACGAAGACATGCCTAGGATTGATACAGATATAGCACAGCATTGCATTCCAATAGATCCAACCATGAAGCCGGTCAAGCAGAAATTGAGAAGGATGAAGCCAAAGTGGACTTCTATGATCAAGGAAGAGGTTGAGAAACAATACAATGCAGGATTCCTCAGGGTGGTCAACTATCCAGAATGGTTAGCTAATGTGGTTCCAATACCAAAAAAGGATGAGAAGGTTAGAATGCGTGTAGATTTTCAAGATTTGAATAAGGCCAGCCCAAAAGATGACTTTCCTTTGCCTCACATTGACATCCTGGTTGACAACACAGCAGGTAATGCTTTGCTATCATTTATGGACAGATTTTTAAGGTACAATCAAATTAAGATGGCTCTAGAAGATATGGAGAAAACCTCATTTATTACTCCATAGGGGACATATTGCTACAAggtcatgccatttggccttaaaaataCTAGTGCTACTTACCAACCTGTAGCCACCACTttgttgcatgatttgatccaTAAAGAAGTAGAGGTTTATGTTGATAATATGATAGTCAAGTCCAAGGACCGTGAAGCGCATATACCGGCTTTGAGAAAGTTCTTTGAAAGAATTTGGTTCTACAAATTGTGGTTGAATCCAAAGAAATGAACTTTCGGGGTCACATCCGAAAAGCTATTTGGGTTTATTGTAAGCCAGAGGGGAATAGAAGTAGATCCCAAAAAAATCAAGGCCATTGTAGAGATGAAACCTCCAAGAACTAAGAAGGAGATCCAAGAATTTCTAGGGAAGATATAGTACATCAGCAGGTTCATAGCTTAGCTCACCATGACATTTGAACCAATCTTCCAACTACTTAAGAAGGAAGTTCCTACAGTGTGGAATGAACAATGCCAAGAAGCCTTTGAAAAGATCAAGAATTATCTAATGAAGCCACGAATACTCATCCCACGGGTACCTGAAAAGCCATTATTATTGTATCTCACCACTACAAATACAGCAATGGAGGCTCTACTTGCTCAATACCTAGAGGAGACTAGAAAAGAGAATGCAATTTACTACATTAGCAAGAAAATGCTGCCTTATGAGGAAAAGTATTAACCACTAGAGAAAACATGCATAGCACTTGTATGGGCAACCcacaaactcaaacattatACGCTTGCCTACAAGGTCTTGTTGATTGCAAGAATGGATCCTTTGAAGTATTTAATGGAAAAGCCTGTGCAAGATAGGAAGACAGCCAAATGGGTCTTgcttttgtcaaaatttgataTTAAGTATGTAACTCAGAAATCTGTAAAGGGGAGAGCAATTGCTAATCACTTAGTCCATTGTTCACCAGAAGAGGCTGAAGAAATCCAAGGAGACTTTCCAGATAAAGATATCATGGGGATTAAAGTAGAATCATGGAAGATGTACTTTGATGGAGCAACAAATCAAAATGGAAGTGGAATTGgagttctcttaatttctccaaaagggACACACATCCCATTTTTTGGTAGGCTTAACTTTCCTGCCACCAACAATGCCACTAAATATGAAGCTTGTATCATGGGACTACAAGCAGCACTAGGCCTAGGGGTGAAAGGGTTGGAGGTGTATGGAGACGCAGCCTTGATCATCTGCCAGATTTAGACTAAatagaagatcaaagaagaaaggCTGATGCCTTATCATGAATGTCTTCAGAGGTGGGCCTCGAAATTCAGTAAGATCCAATATCAATATGTGCCAAGGATACATAATCAAATTTCAGATGCTTTAGCAACCATGGCATCCATGATGGACAGACCTAAGGAAGATGAAGTTAGGCTAATAATGgtggaacaaaaagaagaaccaACTTATTGCATGACAATAGAAGAGGGTAAGGAAAAGAATGGGGAAGGTGAATGGTATTTAGACATCTTACAATATCTCAAGGATGGGACATACCCACCATTTGCAGACAAGAATGACCAACTGACCATCACGAGGTTGTTTACTAATTACATTATTTGTGGTGAAAGGCTTTACAGAAGATCATATGATGGAATTCATCTCCTTTGTGTGACTACCAAGGAAGCACAACAAATAATTGAAACGGTTCATGAGTCAAGCTATGGGCCACATATGAATACACACATGTTGTCAAGGAAAATAATGAGACAAGGTTATTACTGAACTACTATGGAAGCCGACTATGTGGCTCATGTTCAAAAATTCCATCAATGCCAAGTCCATGGGGATCTAAAACACATGCCACCTATGCCATTACATACCATGACATCACCCTGGCCATTCTCTACATGGGGGATAGACATTATTGGGAAGATTCACCCAACAGCATCTAGTGGCCAAGAATTTATACTCGTAGCCATTGAATACTTCACTAAATAGATAGAAGCCGCCTCATACAAGGTTCTGAATTCAAAGAAAGTTGCTCAATTCATTTAGACaaatatcatttgtagataTGGGGTACCACATGAAATTATCTCTGACAATGGGCTGCATTTCAAAGGAGAAACAGAAAAGCTACTGCGATAGTTCCACATTCAGCACCATAAATCTTCACCTTACAATCCTTAGACTAATGGAGCAATTGAGGCTGCTGATAAAAATATAGGGCGAATCTTGAAGAAGAGTACAAAAAATTACAAGGACTAGCACCTACAATTGTCCTATGCACTCTGGGGGTGTAGAACATCAATTCGATCTTCCACAAAAGCCACTCCTTATTCATTGGTTTATGGGATGAAAGCAGTTCTTCCTATTGAAATGGGTGTCTGTTTGCTAAGGACAGTATTGGAAAGTGAAATCCCTGAAGTAGATTGGTTGCAAAGCAGGTATGACCAGTTATGCATGCTGGATGAAAAGAGACTCAAAGCCTTGTATCATATTCAAGGTTACCAAAGGAGGCTTAGGAAAGCTCTTGACAAGAAAGTAAGAACCAGAGACTTGAGGTTGGGGGATTTAGTGTTGAAAGAGATCTGAGCCCTAGTTCAAGATGCAAATGGGAAGTTCAAGCAAAATTGGGTAGGTCCATACATTATCAAGCAGATATACTCCGAGGGAGCAGTAAAGTCGACAGATTTAGATGCAAACCCTTTCACTGAGCCAACCAACGTGGATCAATTGAAGAAATACCACGTCTAAGGTGACAATCTCAAAGCACTATGTCTAAAATGGTTGTAAATTATGTCATTTCCCTTCCAaggtttcataaaaaaaaatttaaaaaaataaaaaaataaaaagaggtaggttgaaaacccgaaagggtaACCTATGCAaaaggagagtaaaaaaaaaaagaaaagtgagagagcctgctaggttgaaaactcgaaagggcggcctaggcaaaagttaaggcaaataaaagaaaatcaatgaactacgtgatgacctGATCCTTCTACAAAGGGGGTACATAGGCAACCATGCATTGGTCCGATCACAATTTCCCAAAACCACCATTTTcccattaaacaaaattttccaaaaatcaaCCATTCCATTAAACCATGTCATTACACAAAATCCAAGAACCCAAACCATAAatcaaatcattaaaaaaaaacctcaagaacctaaaccctaaatcaaaccattaaaaaaataataataataaaataaaacctcaagaacccaaaccctaagccaaaccataaaaaaccaaaccccaaGAAGATGAACCTTAAACGAAATCCTTAACTTGTAAGTcctaaataattcctaaacataagaaaataaatgtGTTCAGAGCCAAAAATAAGAAGGTCATTTTGTCTTCAGCTTCCTTGTTAGCAATCTTGTCCACCAACCAGTTAGAGTATTCTGTAGTCATCCTATGAAAGTGAACCTTGACAAAAGACTAATCCACTCGGTCAACCATCTCTAAGCCCAAAAACATGTTCCTTATAGAAGCAGGATTTGTGTCCACAGAAGTgaaaggtcttcttctttttccaccAGGCATTCCTTGCTCATATTGGAATTGCCTCAAGAGTCTATCAACCTTATAGAAGGTGGCCCTCCGCAATCCAACAATGAAAATGTGATCCGATCCTAGAGACCGCAATAGAGGGGGTAGGCACTTCCATTAATAACAGTTCCATCAAATTGAGGCACTAGATTTCTTGTTCAAAAACTTCACCCAAT
The Quercus lobata isolate SW786 chromosome 10, ValleyOak3.0 Primary Assembly, whole genome shotgun sequence DNA segment above includes these coding regions:
- the LOC115964707 gene encoding uncharacterized protein LOC115964707; the encoded protein is MDPLKYLMEKPVQDRKTAKWVLLLSKFDIKYVTQKSVKGRAIANHLVHCSPEEAEEIQGDFPDKDIMGIKVESWKMYFDGATNQNGSGIGVLLISPKGTHIPFFGRLNFPATNNATKYEACIMGLQAALGLGVKGLEVYGDAALIICQI